One genomic region from Zalophus californianus isolate mZalCal1 chromosome 2, mZalCal1.pri.v2, whole genome shotgun sequence encodes:
- the ZBTB49 gene encoding zinc finger and BTB domain-containing protein 49, with protein sequence MDPVATHGCHLLQQLHEQRIQGLLCDCMLVVKGVCFKAHKNVLAAFSQYFRSLFQNSSGQKSDVFHLDIKNVSGIGQILDFMYTSHLDLNQDNIQVMLDIAQCLQVQNVLNLCHTFLKSATVEQPPGVSCNSAFSLQSTVPADAHCAVSENYPPHLLHECPAEVQQGKVLDESHSHAPPSVNLHQSASEASKQAPDTMDGTCPELPFRQPSYYYKLRNFYSRQCYKQAACPGHERANEQPFASSTAADLGAGDSQPCAGSHSECVLESSEHLPSHFLAQPLSESAPDPDSDNPCQPPSRQMRLKKAIHLKKLNFLKSQKSAEEPSEGKPEDSLTKRVECAGTSTAEKAAGHGAEGREREELVSSERFNCTNEMERPEEPAALEDPSQMLQSQRQYTCELCGKPFKHPSNLELHKRSHTGEKPFECNICGKHFSQAGNLQTHLRRHSGEKPYICEICGKRFAASGDVQRHIIIHSGEKPHLCDICGRGFSNFSNLKEHKKTHTADKVFTCDECGKSFNMQRKLVKHRIRHTGERPYSCSACGKCFGGSGDLRRHVRTHTGEKPYTCEICSKCFTRSAVLRRHKKMHCRPDGGQDALDELAHAIETSDLEKSQSSDSFSQDVSVTLMPVSVKLPVHPAEDSVTEFDGHSAGSYCKFRPVVQPPAAAEPEKLGLDPSKLAKPPMQPAQPPAYTYPDMAAVASEPPLQPDGLSLGRSSLAALDNHCGDALGSRGPATPYRNSEGQFFSSMTLWGLAMKTLQNENELDQ encoded by the exons GAGCCTCTTTCAGAACTCTTCAGGCCAAAAAAGTGATGTTTTTCACTTGGATATTAAAAATGTAAGCGGCATTGGGCAGATCCTGGACTTCATGTACACTTCTCACCTAGATCTTAACCAGGATAATATCCAAGTAATGCTGGACATAGCACAGTGTTTGCAAGTTCAAAACGTTCTGAATCTGTGTCACACATTTTTGAAGTCCGCCACTGTGGAACAGCCCCCAGGCGTGTCTTGTAACAGCGCGTTCTCCCTGCAGAGCACTGTGCCTGCTGACGCGCACTGTGCAGTAAGTGAAAACTACCCTCCTCATTTGCTGCACGAGTGTCCTGCCGAGGTTCAGCAGGGTAAAGTTTTGGATGAATCACATTCTCACGCTCCGCCGTCTGTTAATCTCCATCAGTCTGCAAGTGAGGCATCCAAACAAGCACCCGACACAATGGATGGCACCTGCCCAGAGCTGCCTTTCAGACAGCCGAGTTACTACTACAAACTCAGAAACTTTTACAGCAGGCAGTGCTACAAACAGGCTGCGTGTCCCGGTCATGAGAGGGCGAATGAACAGCCCTTCGCTTCCAGCACAGCCGCGGACCTCGGCGCCGGCGACAGCCAGCCTTGCGCCGGCAGTCATTCCGAATGTGTCCTGGAGTCTTCAGAGCACTTGCCTTCCCACTTCTTGGCCCAGCCCTTGAGTGAATCTGCCCCAGACCCTGACTCAGACAACCCGTGCCAGCCACCCAGCAGACAGATGAGGCTCAAAAAGGCCATTCACCTTAAGAAGCTAAATTTCCTCAAGTCCCAGAAATCTGCAGAGGAGCCATCCGAAGGCAAGCCAGAAGACAGCTTAACGAAGAGGGTGGAGTGCGCTGGTACAAGCACTGCAGAGAAGGCCGCCGGCCACGGGGCTGAGGGAAGAGAGCGTGAAGAACTTGTCAGTTCTGAGCGTTTTAACTGCACTAACGAAATGGAGAGGCCTGAAGAGCCTGCAGCGCTGGAGGACCCGTCCCAGATGCTTCAGTCACAGAGACAGTACACATGTGAATTGTGTGGAAAACCTTTTAAACACCCAAGCAATCTGGAGCTTCACAAACGGTCACATACAG gtgaGAAACCTTTTGAATGTAACATTTGTGGGAAACATTTCTCTCAG GCAGGTAACTTGCAGACTCACTTACGTCGGCATTCTGGTGAAAAACCATACATCTGCGAAATCTGTGGAAAGAG GTTTGCAGCGTCTGGTGATGTCCAGCGTCATATCATTATTCACTCAGGAGAGAAGCCACACTTGTGTGACATCTGTGGGCGAG GGTTCAGTAACTTCAGTAACTTGAAGGAGCACAAGAAGACACACACGGCCGATAAAGTCTTCACCTGTGACGAATGCGGCAAGTCCTTCAACATGCAGAGGAAGCTGGTGAAGCACCGGATTCGGCACACGGGAGAGCGGCCCTACAGCTGTTCTGCCTGTG GAAAGTGTTTTGGGGGATCTGGCGACCTGCGCCGGCACGTGCGCACGCACACCGGGGAGAAGCCGTACACGTGTGAGATCTGCAGCAAGTGCTTCACGCGCTCAGCGGTGCTGCGGCGGCACAAGAAGATGCACTGCAGGCCCGACGGGGGCCAGGACGCGCTCGACGAGCTTGCTCATGCCATTGAGACCTCCGACCTGGAGAAGTCGCAGAGCTCGGATTCCTTTTCCCAAGACGTGTCTGTGACTCTGATGCCCGTGTCAGTCAAGCTTCCCGTGCACCCGGCCGAAGATTCAGTGACAGAGTTTGATGGCCACTCCGCCGGCTCCTACTGCAAGTTCCGGCCTGTGGTTCAGCCTCCCGCAGCTGCTGAGCCGGAGAAGCTCGGGCTGGACCCCAGCAAACTTGCCAAGCCTCCGATGCAGCCGGCGCAGCCTCCGGCGTACACTTACCCAGACATGGCTGCCGTGGCCAGCGAGCCGCCACTGCAGCCCGACGGCCTGTCCCTGGGCCGCTCATCCCTGGCCGCGCTGGACAATCACTGTGGTGATGCGCTGGGCAGCCGTGGGCCCGCCACACCGTACAGGAACTCCGAGGGGCAGTTCTTCTCCAGCATGACGCTCTGGGGGCTGGCCATGAAGACGCTGCAGAATGAAAACGAGCTGGACCAGTGA